AAGAATTCTATTTTGTTGTCTGCTCTCAACTTTGTCATAGTTAATGTTCTTAACAGAACCAGAacttagttagttgattgataGGCAAACTTCCAAGTAATTGCTTTTCCATTTGTTTGTAGAGATTCTTAGCACAATGAGAGCAGTCCAAGGTGCACTAATAGTAGCATCATGCATACAAATAATTTTGGGATTTAGTCAAATATGGGCCATTTGTTCCAGGTAtgctcatttttttattttgttgaaatGTATGTTACACTTTTTGAAGTCAAAGAGAGAAACTTGGATTGGAGAATACGCCAAATAATTATTGTGCTTTCCTTTGCTTTCAGGTTTTTCAGTCGACTTGGATATAAATACTATTCTGATTCTGAGTCATTTGTGTTAGGTTGGGAGCTGGGTCGAAATTGGAATTCCCATGCTAATACTGTTTATAGCCTTATCTCAGGTACAATTTAAAAGTAGACAATAATGGATTAGGATTCTCTTGTGTCTATCTTTCTTAAGGCATATTAATTTTGGCATGTTTCTTAGTATTATTGTATAATTAGGTAGCTGTGATTGTACAGGACAATGGAATAACAAGACAAATCCCATCCTAAACCAAAAGAAGCACATGCAATATGGCTATGAAAGTGAGCTTGGAAATTTTTGAGAGAGGTCTATAAAACAGAAGAggcccaataataaaaaatataatgtaatatctttattaaaattgaaatatttaaCGCCAAAATTTAACTATCTTCCTTTTTTTTAGCTGCCAACTTATCCTGCTAGCATGTTTCTTAGTAATGCTAATGGAACAGTTTCGCAATAGCATCAAGGTGAAAAATTGTGTACAAATCATTCTAGCAacaatttcttcttccttttgtgGTTGTTGTTTGTAAAGTTTCAATAAAGAATCGTTCAATTGCTGCCATAtttcttcattttatttaaaGCATATACTTGCACTAAATTATTTGTCTAAAAGAAATGAATGAGAGAgactatatattttaattactgccatatatttatttatttaattcaattGCTTCCATATACTTGCAGAAATTATATTTCTTCTACTTTCTTGTGAGAGAGACTATATTTGCATCACTCACTTccctaaaaataagaaaaattacgTAGTGTGTTGTGTTCTTATTACTGTCATACATTGAATCAataagctttctagtaaaaatttttagcaagcactattttatttgatgattctattttgttctttttaacAGGCACAAAAGGAAGAAGAACTTCCAGAGCAAGTTTTGTGCTGCTTAAGATTgaacaaaattgatttttttcttgcatttcttGTGctcataataattatatttttgttgtagGGATTGGATCAGGAGAGTGAGATTCCATAACTAGAAGAGTTAGGAAGTAGGTCTTCTGGAGCAAGCAACAAGGAAGCATGACCTTGCCTGATATGTTAAGACGTATATTAAGGATTATATGTTAAGacatattattgaaaaatgttattttgatactttatttttggattatgACATTTCAATTATGACTTGGATTATGACTTTTGAATCATGTAAGAATGAATAAAAATCATCTTATGATGTTTGATTTATAGCTATGCCTTTTGGTTATTATGAGATTTTTAAGTGAGTTTCGAAAATATCACTTTAAATTAGTAGTttcaatcttattttaaaaagcaTAAAATTGTCATCATAATTAAGTACAAACGGCAGATAGAAACTcccatttttaatgaaaatgatgccattATATGTTGGTAAAAACGGCGGTTAAAAACTGCCATTTTAAACGAAAATGATGCCATTATAACCTGGTAAAAACGGCGGTTAGAAAATACAATTTTAAACACAAAATATGCCATTATAACCTGGTAAAAATGGCGGTTATAATGGTAAAAACGACGGTTAGAAACCGCCATTTTAAACAGAAAGGATGCCACAACATCCTGGTAAAAATGGCGGTTATAGCCACCATTTTAAACAATTCAAAAACCGCCATTTTATACGAAAATAATGGCAGTTATAAACTGCCATtttaaccctaaaaaaaccgCCGTATTATGCACTGGTTATTACGGCGGTTTTCTGAAAACCGCTGTAATAACCAGAATGGCGCCCAGAATAATGGCGTTTCTTGGAGGCGCCATTTTTGGTAATAATGGCGGTTCTAACCGCCGTAATTTCCAAAAATAACCGCCGTTTTAACCCTGTTTTTTTGTAGTGACCTAAACTCGTGATTCAAGCAGGGTGTGTCTGGCGAGTACTTTTTacagtattattttttaagttcgATCCATcctttttagtaaaataaacaagtcGTCTCAACGAGTTTTGATCTATTTGTCACCTTTAATTATGGTTagataaaagaagaaagaagaacaaaTTAATTGACATGTGTGAGATTGTGAATGAAGAGTGATAATATTataggaaataaaaaaatagaacattttataAACAATAGCGACAATTTTGAGAAATATGCATGATAAGAGGGGGAACCATGGCCACCTTTGACATCtgtaattttttctattatgaTGGGTAAGtagaaaaattaaagagttaAAAATAACACCTTATTAGATTATGgttattgaattttattttaactaacgaAATTTTATTGGAATTCATTTATTAATGTGATAAAATAGTTATGATTaggcaaaagaaaaaatgaagagCAATAATTAGGGATAATTTGTgctaaaagtaaataaataaatgaaagtaATTAATGTAGAATTGTGTGTGTAATTTGGgtttttttcatgttttgagaAATCAATCGACAATCTTCtacaaatattataaaaaaatatattgagtacaattttatcaaatatattgtaatgaaatttgaaaattttcaataaaaaattaccttTCTAAGATGGTATCGTTGTGATCATCaacttatttaatttgtttctttCAATAAATCTTCATGTTTGACTTGATAGGCAATTCTATCGTCGTAACTCTAGTAGGAGACAACACAATACTTGTCCCCATTGGAGACACCATCTTCGTAGTATCCATGGATGGAACCAACATGCTTGTTTCACTTAATGACTCTATCATCTCCTCTATAACCactatgttttttttgtttagtgATACTATCGTTTTTGATAGATTGGTTGATTGAcccatcataaaaaaaattcaatgaaaaatttacaaaagaatattattattaagttaattaaaataaaaaataaaaaccataaCCTAATAACTAATTGACCATAAGAATGATGAATTAAAAGTGGGAGGAATTAGTTAATTACGGTTTTAGCCATTTAGGGTTTGGTTAGGAATGATTTTTTTGCTTTgatagcaaaataaaaaaaatgatggcAGTCATCTTTTTATCGTCCTCGCCTAAACTCGTGATTCAAGTGGAGTGAGTCTGGAGGGTATTTTTTGCAGCCTCGTTTTTTAAGTTCAATCCATCTTTTTGGGTGAAATAAGCAGGTCGTCTCGACGAGTTTTGATCCATTTGTCATCCCAGATTATGgttagagaaaaaaagaaagaagaacaaATTAAAGGGCGGGTGTGAGATTGTGAAAGAAGAgtgatgatcataatttcgataattaataagtaattaattaataaattaattatgattcaaaaaaattataaaattaaaatttaaaatttagagat
The genomic region above belongs to Arachis duranensis cultivar V14167 chromosome 3, aradu.V14167.gnm2.J7QH, whole genome shotgun sequence and contains:
- the LOC107474589 gene encoding uncharacterized protein LOC107474589 isoform X4; translation: MKFSLYLWAMSFLAALLVKDLVFQMEHVKIAQQDILKWCNGIILSTMRAVQGALIVASCIQIILGFSQIWAICSRFFSRLGYKYYSDSESFVLGWELGRNWNSHANTVYSLISGTKGRRTSRASFVLLKIEQN
- the LOC107474589 gene encoding uncharacterized protein LOC107474589 isoform X6, which encodes MKFSLYLWAMSFLAALLVKDLVFQMEHVKIAQQDILKWCNGIVGLGFSLRIEILSTMRAVQGALIVASCIQIILGFSQIWAICSRFFSRLGYKYYSDSESFVLGWELGRNWNSHANTVYSLISGIGSGE
- the LOC107474589 gene encoding uncharacterized protein LOC107474589 isoform X5; translated protein: MKFSLYLWAMSFLAALLVKDLVFQMEHVKIAQQDILKWCNGIVGLGFSLRIEILSTMRAVQGALIVASCIQIILGFSQIWAICSRFFSRLGYKYYSDSESFVLGWELGRNWNSHANTVYSLISAANLSC
- the LOC107474589 gene encoding uncharacterized protein LOC107474589 isoform X2; this translates as MKFSLYLWAMSFLAALLVKDLVFQMEHVKIAQQDILKWCNGIVGLGFSLRIEILSTMRAVQGALIVASCIQIILGFSQIWAICSRFFSRLGYKYYSDSESFVLGWELGRNWNSHANTVYSLISGTKGRRTSRGLDQESEIP
- the LOC107474589 gene encoding uncharacterized protein LOC107474589 isoform X3; this encodes MKFSLYLWAMSFLAALLVKDLVFQMEHVKIAQQDILKWCNGIVEILSTMRAVQGALIVASCIQIILGFSQIWAICSRFFSRLGYKYYSDSESFVLGWELGRNWNSHANTVYSLISGTKGRRTSRASFVLLKIEQN
- the LOC107474589 gene encoding uncharacterized protein LOC107474589 isoform X1 — its product is MKFSLYLWAMSFLAALLVKDLVFQMEHVKIAQQDILKWCNGIVGLGFSLRIEILSTMRAVQGALIVASCIQIILGFSQIWAICSRFFSRLGYKYYSDSESFVLGWELGRNWNSHANTVYSLISGTKGRRTSRASFVLLKIEQN